One genomic window of Paenarthrobacter ureafaciens includes the following:
- a CDS encoding globin: protein MQNDPFSQPAYTDSFYAAVGGHDTFVKLIDVFYDGVAGDPLLRPMYPEEDLGPAKRRFLMFLEQYWGGPTTYSEERGHPRLRMRHMPFRVTPEAKDRWLFHMRTAVDSLGLSPLHEGTLWDYMERAALTMVNSPSAQ, encoded by the coding sequence ATGCAAAACGACCCCTTCAGCCAGCCTGCCTACACGGACAGCTTCTACGCGGCAGTCGGCGGGCACGACACCTTCGTGAAGCTGATCGACGTCTTCTATGACGGTGTGGCCGGGGATCCCCTGCTGCGGCCGATGTACCCCGAAGAGGACCTCGGGCCCGCCAAGCGGCGCTTCCTCATGTTCCTTGAGCAGTACTGGGGCGGCCCCACCACCTATAGCGAGGAACGCGGCCATCCAAGGCTGAGGATGCGGCACATGCCCTTCCGTGTAACGCCGGAAGCGAAAGACCGCTGGCTGTTCCACATGCGTACGGCCGTGGACTCGCTGGGCCTGTCACCCCTGCACGAGGGAACCCTGTGGGACTACATGGAGCGAGCAGCGTTGACCA